The following are encoded in a window of Pseudomonas graminis genomic DNA:
- the choV gene encoding choline ABC transporter ATP-binding protein → MSIIKFDQVDVVFSKDPREALKLLDQGLTRAEILKKTGQIVGVEKATLEINKGEICVLMGLSGSGKSSLLRCINGLNTVSRGSLFVEHEGNQINIAACTPAELKMMRTKRIAMVFQKFALMPWLTVRENISFGLEMQGRPEKERRALVDEKLELVGLTQWRNKKPDELSGGMQQRVGLARALAMDADILLMDEPFSALDPLIRQGLQDELLALQKKLNKTIVFVSHDLDEALKLGTRIAIMKDGRIIQYSVPEEIVLNPADEYVRTFVAHTNPLNVLCGRSLMRPITQCTRINGSQVCLDPSDDTWIDLTDGNAITGAHQHGASLDLQSWAPGQSVETLDRKPTVVHSDIGMRDALQIRYHTGNKLVLQENNQLVGILGDSELYHALLGKNHG, encoded by the coding sequence ATGAGCATCATCAAATTCGATCAGGTTGACGTCGTCTTCTCCAAAGACCCGCGTGAGGCACTCAAGCTGTTGGACCAGGGCCTTACGCGGGCAGAAATCCTCAAGAAAACCGGCCAGATCGTCGGCGTTGAAAAAGCTACGCTGGAGATCAACAAAGGCGAGATCTGCGTGCTGATGGGCCTGTCCGGGTCGGGCAAATCCAGCCTGCTGCGTTGCATCAACGGCCTGAACACCGTCAGCCGCGGCTCGCTGTTCGTCGAGCACGAAGGCAATCAGATCAACATCGCAGCCTGCACCCCTGCCGAGCTGAAAATGATGCGCACCAAGCGCATCGCGATGGTGTTTCAAAAGTTCGCCCTGATGCCTTGGCTGACGGTGCGCGAGAACATCAGTTTTGGTCTGGAAATGCAGGGCCGCCCCGAGAAAGAGCGGCGCGCGCTGGTGGACGAAAAGCTGGAACTGGTCGGCCTGACCCAATGGCGCAACAAGAAGCCGGACGAGCTGTCGGGCGGCATGCAGCAGCGTGTCGGCCTGGCTCGCGCCCTGGCGATGGACGCCGACATTCTGCTGATGGACGAGCCCTTCTCGGCGCTCGATCCGCTGATTCGTCAGGGCTTGCAGGATGAACTGCTGGCGCTGCAGAAGAAGCTGAACAAGACCATCGTCTTCGTGAGCCACGACCTGGACGAAGCGCTCAAGCTCGGCACCCGCATCGCGATCATGAAGGACGGCCGGATCATTCAGTACAGCGTGCCGGAAGAGATCGTGCTCAATCCCGCCGACGAATACGTCCGTACGTTTGTCGCCCACACCAACCCGCTCAACGTGCTGTGCGGTCGCAGCCTGATGCGCCCGATCACCCAGTGCACGCGCATCAACGGTTCTCAGGTCTGTCTGGACCCGAGCGACGACACATGGATTGATCTTACCGATGGCAACGCCATCACCGGCGCCCATCAGCATGGTGCGAGCCTTGATCTGCAAAGCTGGGCACCGGGCCAGTCGGTGGAAACCCTCGACCGCAAACCCACCGTTGTCCACTCCGACATCGGCATGCGCGATGCCCTGCAGATTCGCTACCACACCGGCAACAAGCTGGTGCTGCAGGAGAACAACCAACTGGTCGGCATCCTCGGCGACAGCGAGCTGTACCACGCATTGCTGGGCAAGAATCACGGCTGA
- the choW gene encoding choline ABC transporter permease subunit produces MMLTDHKIPLGEYIAGFVEWLTQHGASTFDAIASSLETMIHGLTGGLTWFNPFVLIGLVALLAHFIQRKWGLTAFVIISFLLILNLGYWQETMETLAQVLFATAVCVVIGVPLGIIAAHKPMFYTCMRPVLDLMQTVPTFVYLIPTLTLFGLGVVPGLISTVVFAIAAPIRLTYLGICDVPQELLDAGKAFGCSRRQLLSRIELPHAMPSIAAGITQCIMLSLSMVVIAALVGADGLGKPVVNALNTADIALGFEAGLAIVLLAIMLDRICKQPDAKVRADA; encoded by the coding sequence ATCATGCTGACTGATCATAAAATCCCTCTGGGCGAGTACATCGCCGGCTTTGTCGAATGGCTGACGCAACACGGCGCCAGCACCTTCGATGCCATTGCTTCGTCACTCGAAACCATGATTCACGGCCTGACCGGCGGCCTGACCTGGTTCAACCCCTTCGTGCTGATCGGCCTGGTTGCCCTGCTCGCTCACTTCATTCAGCGCAAATGGGGCCTGACCGCCTTTGTGATCATTTCCTTTCTGTTGATCCTTAACCTGGGGTACTGGCAGGAAACCATGGAGACCCTGGCGCAGGTGCTGTTCGCCACGGCGGTCTGTGTGGTGATCGGCGTGCCGCTGGGCATCATTGCCGCGCACAAGCCGATGTTTTACACCTGCATGCGCCCTGTGCTCGACCTGATGCAGACGGTGCCCACGTTCGTTTACCTGATCCCGACCCTGACCCTGTTCGGCCTCGGCGTGGTGCCGGGCCTGATTTCGACGGTGGTGTTCGCGATCGCCGCGCCCATCCGCCTGACCTATCTGGGCATCTGTGATGTCCCGCAAGAACTCCTCGACGCCGGCAAAGCCTTCGGCTGCTCGCGCCGTCAACTGCTCTCCCGTATCGAACTGCCCCACGCCATGCCGAGCATCGCGGCCGGCATCACCCAGTGCATCATGCTGTCGCTGTCGATGGTGGTCATCGCCGCGCTGGTGGGCGCTGACGGCTTGGGCAAACCTGTGGTCAACGCACTGAACACTGCTGATATCGCTCTGGGCTTCGAAGCGGGCCTGGCGATCGTATTGCTGGCGATCATGCTCGACCGGATCTGCAAACAACCGGACGCCAAAGTGAGGGCCGACGCATGA
- a CDS encoding choline ABC transporter substrate-binding protein, with the protein MKGSHRLLLGVALSLPLLAQAAEPAACQTVNFSDVGWTDITATTAVTSVVLQSLGYKTKTTMISVPVTYKSLADGKNMDIFLGNWMPTMENDIKAYRDAGTVETVRANLENAKYTLAVPQALYDKGLHDFADIVKFKKELDGKIYGIEPGNDGNRLIQSMIDKNAFGLKDAGFKVVESSEAGMLSQVDRASRRNTDVVFLGWEPHPMNTRFKIKYLTGGDDFFGPDFGKATVYTNVRKGYTTECSNVGQLLKNLSFTLPMESTLMGNILDDKKKPEVAAKAWLKANPQVLDTWLAGVTTVDGKPGLEAAKAELTK; encoded by the coding sequence ATGAAAGGTTCACACAGGCTGTTACTGGGCGTTGCGCTGAGTCTTCCCCTCCTGGCCCAGGCTGCAGAGCCTGCCGCTTGCCAGACGGTCAATTTTTCCGATGTGGGCTGGACCGACATCACGGCGACCACCGCCGTCACCAGCGTCGTGCTGCAGTCGTTGGGCTACAAAACCAAAACCACGATGATTTCCGTACCTGTGACCTACAAGTCGCTGGCCGATGGCAAGAACATGGACATCTTCCTCGGCAACTGGATGCCGACCATGGAAAACGACATCAAGGCCTACCGCGACGCCGGCACCGTCGAGACCGTCCGCGCCAACCTCGAAAACGCCAAGTACACCCTCGCCGTTCCCCAGGCCCTGTATGACAAGGGGCTTCACGATTTCGCCGACATCGTCAAATTCAAGAAAGAGCTCGACGGCAAAATCTATGGCATCGAGCCGGGCAACGACGGCAACCGCCTGATCCAGAGCATGATCGACAAAAACGCCTTTGGCCTCAAAGACGCAGGCTTCAAGGTCGTCGAATCGAGCGAAGCGGGGATGCTGTCCCAGGTCGACCGCGCCTCGCGACGCAACACCGACGTGGTGTTCCTGGGCTGGGAACCGCACCCGATGAACACCCGTTTCAAAATCAAATACCTCACCGGCGGCGATGACTTCTTCGGCCCCGACTTCGGTAAAGCCACGGTCTACACCAACGTTCGCAAGGGCTACACCACCGAGTGCAGCAACGTCGGTCAGTTGCTGAAGAACCTGTCGTTCACCTTGCCGATGGAAAGCACGCTGATGGGCAATATCCTCGACGACAAGAAAAAGCCTGAGGTAGCCGCCAAGGCATGGCTGAAAGCCAACCCTCAAGTACTCGACACCTGGCTGGCGGGCGTCACCACCGTGGACGGAAAACCTGGCCTGGAAGCCGCAAAAGCCGAGCTGACGAAGTAA
- a CDS encoding L-serine ammonia-lyase yields MAISVFDLFKIGIGPSSSHTVGPMRAAALFVQGLREREQLGQVNRVEVRLYGSLSATGVGHGSDSAVVMGLMGEWPDAIDPALIGQRIAELRETDTLKLNGDHPIPFIWQRDMLLVDENLPFHPNAMTLIVSDEHGEFHRDTYYSVGGGFVVDEAQAASGVLDRDETVLPYDFSSADELLMLCETHGLRVSQLMMENEKVWRSEDEIRAGLMHLWRAMQACVELGLKHEGILPGGLNVRRRAARLHRSLLELNKPNVIGSTLSAMEWVNLFALAVNEENAAGGRMVTAPTNGAAGIIPAVLHYFVKFSDEVSEANVVDYLLGAAAIGILCKKNASISGAEVGCQGEVGSACAMAAAGLADILGATPAQLCNAAEIGLEHNLGLTCDPVGGLVQVPCIERNAIAAVKAINAAQMALRGDGQHFISLDRVIRTMRDTGADMHDKYKETSRGGLAVSAVEC; encoded by the coding sequence ATGGCTATCAGCGTGTTCGACCTGTTCAAAATCGGTATCGGCCCCTCCAGCTCACACACCGTCGGCCCCATGCGCGCGGCGGCGCTGTTCGTTCAGGGTCTGCGCGAACGCGAACAACTGGGGCAAGTGAACCGCGTTGAAGTGCGGCTTTACGGCTCGCTGTCGGCAACCGGCGTCGGCCATGGCAGTGACAGCGCGGTGGTCATGGGCCTGATGGGCGAATGGCCCGACGCAATCGATCCTGCGCTGATCGGCCAGCGCATCGCCGAACTGCGTGAAACCGACACCTTGAAACTCAATGGCGATCACCCTATCCCTTTTATCTGGCAGCGCGACATGTTGCTCGTCGATGAAAACCTGCCGTTCCACCCCAATGCTATGACGCTGATCGTATCTGACGAGCACGGCGAGTTTCATCGCGACACTTACTACTCGGTGGGCGGCGGTTTTGTCGTCGACGAAGCCCAGGCCGCCAGTGGCGTGCTGGATCGCGACGAAACCGTGCTGCCCTATGATTTCTCCAGCGCCGACGAATTGTTGATGCTCTGCGAAACCCACGGCTTGCGGGTATCGCAACTGATGATGGAAAACGAGAAAGTCTGGCGTAGCGAGGACGAAATCCGCGCCGGGCTCATGCACCTCTGGCGGGCCATGCAGGCGTGTGTGGAACTGGGTTTGAAGCACGAAGGCATCCTGCCGGGCGGCCTGAACGTGCGTCGTCGTGCGGCGCGTCTGCATCGCAGCCTGCTGGAGCTGAACAAGCCGAACGTGATCGGCTCGACGCTAAGCGCGATGGAGTGGGTCAACCTGTTTGCGCTGGCGGTCAACGAAGAAAATGCCGCCGGGGGGCGCATGGTCACGGCGCCCACAAACGGCGCTGCGGGGATCATTCCGGCGGTGCTGCATTACTTCGTCAAATTCAGCGACGAAGTCAGCGAAGCCAACGTGGTCGATTACCTTTTGGGCGCGGCGGCTATCGGCATTCTGTGCAAAAAGAACGCGTCGATCTCCGGCGCCGAAGTGGGCTGCCAGGGCGAGGTCGGTTCCGCGTGCGCCATGGCCGCGGCCGGTCTGGCGGACATCCTGGGTGCCACCCCGGCGCAGCTGTGCAACGCGGCTGAAATCGGTCTGGAACACAACCTGGGCCTGACCTGCGATCCGGTGGGCGGACTGGTTCAGGTGCCGTGCATCGAGCGCAACGCCATCGCTGCGGTGAAAGCCATCAACGCCGCGCAAATGGCCCTGCGCGGCGACGGCCAGCACTTCATTTCGCTGGACCGGGTCATTCGCACCATGCGCGACACCGGCGCCGATATGCACGACAAATACAAAGAGACTTCGCGAGGCGGGCTGGCGGTCAGCGCCGTCGAATGTTGA
- a CDS encoding GlxA family transcriptional regulator has product MTTFNSGAQPQNRAPQSIGFLLLDNFTLISLASAVEPLRMANQLSGRELYRWTTLTADGGQVWASDGLQITPDAAMHKAPVLDTVIVCGGVGIQRSVTREHVSWLQSQARQSRRLGAVCTGSWALACAGLLDGFDCSVHWECLAAMQEAFPRVAMSTRLFTLDRNRFTSSGGTAPLDMMLHLISRDHGRELSAAISEMFVYERIRNEQDHQRVPLKHMLGTNQPKLQEIVALMEANLEEPIDLDELAVYVAVSRRQLERLFQKYLHCSPSRYYLKLRLIRARQLLKQTPMSIIEVASVCGFVSTPHFSKCYREYFGIPPRDERVGSNTTQQVAMLPIPQSLVLAPLSGPLSALSQARNESTFASVRL; this is encoded by the coding sequence ATGACTACGTTCAACTCCGGGGCCCAACCCCAGAACCGTGCGCCCCAATCCATCGGCTTCCTGCTGCTGGACAACTTCACATTGATCTCCCTCGCGTCAGCGGTCGAGCCACTGCGTATGGCGAATCAGTTATCGGGTCGCGAGCTGTATCGCTGGACTACGCTGACCGCTGACGGCGGCCAGGTCTGGGCCAGCGACGGTCTGCAGATCACCCCGGACGCCGCGATGCACAAGGCGCCGGTGCTCGACACCGTGATTGTCTGCGGCGGCGTCGGCATTCAACGCAGCGTTACCCGCGAACACGTCAGCTGGCTGCAGAGCCAGGCGCGTCAGTCCCGTCGTCTTGGCGCGGTGTGCACCGGCAGCTGGGCACTGGCCTGCGCGGGCTTGCTGGACGGTTTTGATTGCAGCGTGCACTGGGAATGTCTGGCCGCGATGCAGGAAGCTTTCCCCCGCGTCGCCATGAGTACGCGCCTGTTCACCCTTGACCGCAACCGCTTCACCAGTTCCGGCGGCACCGCGCCGCTGGACATGATGCTGCACCTGATCAGCCGCGATCATGGCCGTGAGCTGTCCGCCGCGATCTCGGAAATGTTCGTCTACGAACGCATCCGCAACGAACAGGATCACCAACGTGTGCCGCTCAAACACATGCTTGGCACCAACCAGCCGAAGCTGCAGGAAATCGTCGCGCTGATGGAAGCCAACCTGGAGGAGCCGATCGATCTGGACGAACTCGCGGTGTATGTCGCCGTGTCCCGACGTCAGCTGGAGAGGCTGTTCCAGAAATACCTGCACTGCTCGCCGTCACGCTATTACCTCAAGCTGCGCCTGATCCGCGCGCGGCAATTACTCAAGCAGACACCGATGTCGATTATCGAAGTGGCTTCGGTGTGCGGGTTCGTGTCCACGCCGCACTTCTCCAAGTGCTATCGCGAATACTTCGGCATCCCGCCACGCGACGAACGCGTGGGCTCCAATACTACCCAGCAAGTAGCAATGCTGCCGATTCCGCAGTCGCTCGTCCTGGCGCCGTTGTCCGGCCCACTGTCAGCGCTGAGTCAGGCGCGTAATGAGTCGACGTTTGCGAGTGTGCGGTTGTAA
- a CDS encoding 23S rRNA (adenine(2030)-N(6))-methyltransferase RlmJ codes for MNYRHAFHAGNHADVFKHIVLTRLIALMSRKEQPLAYLDTHAGIGLYDLQGDQATRTGEWIEGIGRLWDADDVPEMAAGYIDAIRQMNRKTGELRYYPGSPELARRLTREQDRVLLNEKHPEDGALLKDNMKYDRRVAVHLGEGWHVPRALLPVHEKRAVMLIDPPFEQLDEMKRCSVALKETIARMRQTVAAIWYPIKDQRALKRFYQELAETGAPKLLRVELFVHPLDTPNSLNGSGLAIANPPWGLEEELRELMPWLAKKLGQTQGDWKMDWLIAE; via the coding sequence ATGAACTACCGTCACGCCTTCCACGCCGGCAACCACGCCGACGTTTTCAAACACATCGTTCTGACTCGCTTGATCGCGCTGATGTCGCGCAAGGAGCAGCCACTCGCTTACCTCGACACCCACGCGGGCATCGGCCTGTATGACTTGCAGGGCGATCAGGCAACGCGCACCGGCGAATGGATCGAAGGCATTGGCCGTCTCTGGGATGCCGATGACGTGCCTGAAATGGCGGCCGGTTACATCGACGCGATTCGCCAGATGAACCGCAAGACCGGCGAACTGCGTTACTACCCGGGCTCTCCCGAACTGGCCCGCCGCCTGACCCGCGAACAGGACCGCGTGCTGCTCAACGAAAAGCACCCGGAAGACGGCGCGCTGCTTAAAGACAACATGAAATACGACCGCCGCGTCGCCGTGCACCTGGGCGAAGGCTGGCACGTGCCACGGGCCTTGCTGCCGGTTCACGAGAAGCGCGCAGTCATGCTGATTGACCCGCCGTTCGAGCAGCTCGATGAGATGAAGCGCTGCTCCGTCGCCCTCAAGGAAACCATCGCGCGGATGCGCCAGACCGTTGCGGCCATCTGGTACCCGATCAAGGACCAGCGCGCCCTCAAGCGTTTCTATCAGGAACTGGCCGAGACTGGCGCACCGAAGCTGCTGCGAGTCGAGTTGTTCGTGCACCCGCTGGACACACCCAACAGCCTCAACGGCTCCGGCCTGGCGATCGCCAATCCGCCGTGGGGTTTGGAAGAAGAGCTGCGCGAGTTGATGCCATGGCTGGCGAAGAAGCTCGGCCAGACCCAGGGCGACTGGAAGATGGATTGGTTGATTGCGGAGTAG
- the msrA gene encoding peptide-methionine (S)-S-oxide reductase MsrA, producing MVLRSEILVNKNALPTAQQALPGRETPMTLPETHFVNGTPLLGPFFNDVEFAIFGLGCFWGAERRFWQRDGVVSTVVGYAGGFTPNPTYEEVCSGLTGHAEVVLVVYEPAKVSYEQLLAMFWELHNPTQGMRQGNDIGTQYRSVIYATTPEQLQAAKASAEVYQAELGKAGLGEITTDIDQAPTVYFAEAYHQQYLAKNPQGYCGIGGTGVCMPPSLAGN from the coding sequence ATGGTCTTGCGCTCGGAAATTCTTGTGAATAAAAACGCTCTCCCTACAGCCCAGCAGGCACTGCCCGGGCGTGAAACACCCATGACCCTGCCTGAAACTCATTTCGTCAACGGCACTCCCCTCCTTGGGCCGTTCTTCAACGACGTCGAATTCGCCATCTTTGGTCTGGGATGTTTCTGGGGGGCAGAACGTCGCTTCTGGCAACGTGATGGCGTCGTCAGCACCGTCGTGGGTTACGCAGGCGGATTCACACCGAACCCGACGTACGAAGAAGTCTGCTCGGGTCTGACGGGCCATGCCGAGGTGGTGCTCGTGGTGTATGAGCCTGCGAAGGTCAGCTATGAGCAACTGCTGGCCATGTTCTGGGAATTGCACAACCCGACCCAGGGCATGCGTCAGGGCAACGACATCGGCACCCAATACCGCTCGGTGATCTACGCGACAACCCCTGAGCAACTGCAGGCGGCCAAGGCCAGCGCCGAGGTGTATCAAGCCGAACTGGGCAAGGCCGGTCTCGGGGAAATCACAACCGACATCGACCAGGCGCCGACCGTGTACTTCGCCGAGGCCTATCACCAGCAATACCTGGCGAAGAATCCCCAGGGCTACTGCGGTATCGGCGGCACCGGCGTCTGCATGCCGCCGAGTCTGGCGGGGAACTGA
- a CDS encoding putative bifunctional diguanylate cyclase/phosphodiesterase, whose protein sequence is MKSQPDAAGRPAAEVVTQLPVPSRLGMLRFERLNEPSWAMLYLDPNCEKQFSMPAVELCALVGTPYASLMEPEARYQLHDAVQLQLAGGAHYLIRYTLHTTRGPLGLVEIGESYKQHNRHLLRGYLMVVNEQVEPGELVISPDLEVQNSRLQIALELNQRAQHEQLHHLERVRGQQSLILRLARHRYSSNNSLQEAAELITKSACEIYNISCASLWNLNGKTLEPIAEYRRDTSTFPKTNAIDISEFPSYLDVLHTSRAIDVNDVEQDPRTKELVQRLRTQDITAILDAAVRIDGQVVGVLCLEQTGAPREWQSDEIAFAGELADQFAHAINNHNRRTATSALHLFQRAVEQSANAFLLVNRDGVVEYVNPSFTEITQYPADEVHGQQLSELPALENLSALLLDANSSLVNGNSWQGEFKSRRKNLEPYWGQLSISKVYGDNRELTHYIGIYEDITQAKLSQQRIERLAYTDNLTNLGNRPAFIRTLDEHFARDVETPISLLLVDIDNFKRINDSLGHHTGDKLLISLARRLRNSLSPTGILARFASNEFAVLLDDTSPEEGQRVASQVLSTLDKPMFVDNQLISVTGSVGLACAPIHGRDPQTLMKNAGLALHKAKANGKHQVQVFTEALNAEASYKLFVENNLRRALTQNELEVFYQPKLCLRSGRLLGMEALLRWNHPEKGMIRPDQFISVAEETGLIIPIGKWVARQSCRMSKQLTAAGYGKLHVAINVSPKQFSDPELVSSLAGILRDEQLDPSLLELELTEGLLLEATEDTRLQLESLKTLGLTLAMDDFGTGYSSFSYLKKFPIDVIKIDRSFIRDIPDDQDDMEITSAVIAMAHNLKLTVVAEGIETAAQLAFLRRHRCDVGQGYLFDKPIPGEALIETLRRYPRGPLA, encoded by the coding sequence ATGAAAAGCCAACCTGATGCTGCCGGTAGACCGGCGGCCGAGGTCGTGACGCAATTACCGGTGCCTTCGCGGCTCGGCATGCTGCGTTTCGAGCGGCTGAATGAACCCAGCTGGGCCATGCTCTATCTGGATCCGAACTGCGAAAAGCAATTCAGCATGCCCGCCGTGGAACTCTGCGCGCTGGTGGGCACGCCGTATGCCAGCCTCATGGAGCCCGAAGCGCGCTATCAACTGCACGACGCCGTGCAGCTGCAACTGGCGGGCGGCGCCCATTACCTGATTCGCTACACCCTGCACACGACGCGCGGCCCGTTGGGTCTGGTGGAGATTGGCGAGTCTTACAAGCAACACAATCGGCACTTGCTGCGCGGCTATCTGATGGTCGTCAATGAGCAGGTCGAGCCCGGAGAACTGGTGATCAGCCCGGATCTGGAAGTGCAGAACTCCCGTCTGCAGATCGCGCTGGAGCTCAATCAGCGCGCCCAGCACGAACAGTTGCACCATCTGGAACGGGTCCGCGGCCAGCAAAGCCTGATTCTGCGCCTCGCACGCCATCGCTACAGCTCGAACAATTCGCTGCAGGAAGCGGCAGAGCTGATCACCAAAAGCGCCTGCGAGATCTACAACATCTCCTGCGCCAGCCTGTGGAACCTGAACGGCAAGACCCTGGAGCCGATTGCAGAGTATCGCCGCGATACCAGCACGTTCCCCAAAACCAACGCGATCGATATCAGCGAATTCCCCAGCTACCTGGATGTGTTGCATACCAGCCGCGCCATCGACGTCAACGACGTCGAGCAGGATCCGCGCACCAAAGAGCTGGTTCAGCGACTGCGCACCCAGGACATCACCGCCATACTCGACGCCGCCGTGCGCATCGACGGCCAGGTGGTGGGCGTGCTGTGCCTTGAGCAGACGGGCGCCCCCCGGGAATGGCAGTCTGATGAGATCGCCTTCGCCGGCGAGCTGGCCGACCAGTTTGCCCACGCCATCAACAACCACAACCGCCGCACCGCCACCAGCGCCCTGCACCTGTTTCAGCGTGCCGTAGAGCAGAGCGCCAACGCGTTTTTGCTGGTCAACCGCGACGGCGTGGTGGAGTACGTCAACCCGAGTTTCACCGAGATCACTCAATACCCCGCCGACGAAGTCCACGGGCAGCAACTCTCGGAGCTGCCTGCGCTCGAAAACCTCAGCGCGCTGCTGCTCGACGCGAACTCCAGTCTGGTCAACGGAAACAGCTGGCAGGGCGAGTTCAAGAGCCGGCGCAAAAACCTAGAGCCCTACTGGGGCCAGCTGTCGATTTCCAAGGTGTACGGGGACAACCGCGAGCTGACCCATTACATCGGCATCTACGAAGACATCACCCAGGCCAAGCTCTCCCAGCAGCGGATCGAGCGCCTGGCGTACACGGATAATCTGACCAATCTGGGCAACCGTCCGGCCTTCATCCGAACCCTGGACGAGCACTTCGCTCGCGACGTCGAAACCCCGATCAGCCTGTTGCTGGTGGACATCGACAACTTCAAGCGCATCAACGACAGCCTCGGCCACCACACCGGGGACAAACTGCTGATCAGCCTCGCCCGTCGGCTGCGCAACAGCCTAAGCCCGACCGGCATACTGGCGCGATTCGCCAGTAACGAATTCGCCGTGCTGCTCGACGACACCAGTCCTGAAGAAGGCCAACGCGTGGCCAGTCAGGTGCTAAGCACGCTGGACAAGCCGATGTTCGTCGACAATCAGTTGATCAGCGTGACCGGCTCGGTAGGGCTGGCGTGCGCGCCGATCCACGGCCGCGACCCGCAGACGCTGATGAAGAACGCAGGCCTGGCGCTGCACAAAGCCAAGGCCAACGGCAAGCATCAGGTGCAAGTGTTCACCGAGGCGCTGAACGCCGAGGCGAGCTACAAGCTTTTCGTCGAGAACAATCTGCGCCGCGCCCTGACTCAGAATGAACTTGAGGTCTTCTACCAGCCGAAACTGTGCCTGCGCAGTGGCCGTTTGCTGGGCATGGAAGCGTTGTTGCGCTGGAACCATCCGGAAAAAGGCATGATTCGCCCGGATCAGTTCATCAGCGTCGCCGAAGAGACCGGCCTGATCATCCCGATCGGCAAATGGGTCGCGCGCCAGTCCTGCCGCATGAGCAAGCAATTGACTGCGGCTGGCTACGGCAAGCTGCATGTGGCCATCAACGTGTCGCCCAAACAGTTTTCCGATCCGGAGCTGGTTTCTTCGCTGGCCGGTATTCTGCGTGACGAACAGCTCGACCCGTCGCTACTGGAACTGGAATTGACTGAAGGTCTGCTGCTGGAGGCAACTGAAGACACGCGCCTGCAGCTGGAGTCGTTGAAGACCTTGGGCCTGACCCTGGCGATGGATGACTTCGGTACAGGCTATTCGTCATTCAGCTATCTGAAGAAATTCCCCATCGACGTGATCAAGATCGACCGCAGCTTCATTCGGGACATTCCGGACGATCAGGACGACATGGAAATCACCTCGGCGGTCATCGCCATGGCTCACAACCTCAAGCTGACCGTGGTCGCCGAAGGCATCGAGACGGCGGCACAACTGGCCTTCCTGCGTCGTCATCGCTGTGATGTCGGTCAAGGCTATCTGTTCGACAAGCCGATCCCGGGCGAAGCGCTGATCGAAACCTTGCGTCGCTACCCGCGCGGCCCGCTGGCCTGA